A genomic stretch from Candidatus Methanoperedens sp. includes:
- a CDS encoding ABC transporter ATP-binding protein has protein sequence MGEVEVPALKGLSLKIKPGEFLALMGPSGSGKSTALNMIGCLDIPTKGRVFLEGQDIAALTELELSRIRGKKIGFVFQSHNLYPTLTALENVQLPMRVHEFAEEEIWDRSEELLQLVGLSGRANHYPSQLSGGQSQRVAIARALSTNPLLILADEPTGNLDTEAGKEVLDIFTDLNAKGVTIAMITHDEKIAGRANKTVRMIDGKLAS, from the coding sequence ATGGGTGAAGTGGAAGTTCCGGCACTTAAAGGCCTGAGCTTAAAGATAAAACCTGGTGAATTCCTGGCTCTCATGGGGCCAAGCGGAAGCGGCAAATCAACAGCATTGAACATGATAGGCTGTCTTGATATACCGACAAAAGGCAGGGTGTTCCTTGAAGGACAGGATATTGCTGCCCTTACAGAATTGGAACTCTCCCGTATAAGAGGTAAGAAAATAGGTTTTGTCTTTCAATCCCACAATCTCTATCCAACGTTAACAGCTCTTGAAAATGTCCAGTTACCCATGAGAGTACATGAGTTCGCTGAAGAAGAGATCTGGGACAGGTCAGAGGAATTGCTGCAACTTGTTGGCCTTTCCGGCCGCGCAAATCATTATCCTTCCCAGCTGTCAGGAGGCCAGAGCCAGAGAGTAGCGATTGCAAGAGCTCTCTCTACAAATCCCTTATTAATTTTAGCTGATGAGCCAACCGGTAATCTCGATACGGAAGCAGGAAAAGAGGTACTGGATATTTTCACAGACCTGAATGCAAAAGGCGTCACGATCGCCATGATCACTCATGATGAAAAAATTGCGGGAAGGGCGAATAAAACTGTGAGAATGATAGACGGAAAACTTGCATCATAA
- a CDS encoding ABC transporter permease has translation MRLLDIFLLSLSHVRKSRMRSWLTIVGVIIGVASVVAIISIGQGMKENVQQRLGGFGADIITVIPGYFRATGVHSEMHTDRSVSTSSSINLTDKDYRVIKQVPGVMYVNGLVSGKADLKYDNEKTVVSVTGVDTSVWRQMDNTGLDDGRYLQSGDSNSIVVGYNLAYGAFLQPITLNRPITIGGKNFRVVGILKQSGGLGGGSDTGIYMPAEIAREVITEKVASNQFTSMVIKATDASLVEYLKADIEQKLMSSRQVNPRTKDFTVIASALIREQMSGVTQTLSLFLSAIAAVSLLVGAIGIANTMFMSVMERTRQIGLLKAIGTSEREIMKLFLIESGIFGLVGGIIGVIFGAAISLLIPYLGIQALGFGGDMRATITAGTILFAIGFSVVIGILSGIIPARHAAKMRPVDAIRYDQ, from the coding sequence ATGAGGCTTCTGGATATCTTCCTTCTTTCTCTTTCCCACGTAAGGAAAAGCAGGATGAGAAGCTGGCTTACCATTGTGGGCGTGATCATAGGCGTCGCCTCGGTCGTCGCCATTATTTCCATAGGGCAGGGAATGAAGGAAAATGTGCAGCAAAGGCTCGGCGGCTTTGGCGCTGATATAATAACCGTGATCCCTGGATATTTCAGGGCAACAGGTGTGCATAGCGAGATGCATACAGACAGGTCTGTTAGCACGAGTTCTTCGATCAACCTCACAGATAAAGATTACAGGGTGATCAAACAGGTGCCTGGAGTGATGTACGTAAACGGGCTTGTTTCAGGTAAAGCCGACCTGAAATATGATAATGAAAAAACAGTTGTATCAGTGACCGGCGTCGATACTTCGGTCTGGAGACAGATGGATAATACAGGATTAGATGATGGAAGGTATCTCCAGTCCGGAGATTCTAATTCGATCGTCGTGGGGTATAATCTTGCTTATGGGGCTTTCCTTCAACCAATAACGCTTAACCGTCCAATTACTATCGGGGGGAAAAATTTCAGGGTTGTGGGTATTCTCAAGCAGTCAGGTGGATTAGGAGGTGGCAGTGATACAGGGATTTATATGCCCGCTGAGATAGCAAGAGAAGTTATCACTGAAAAAGTAGCAAGTAATCAGTTTACATCTATGGTCATTAAAGCAACGGATGCCTCTCTTGTAGAATACCTGAAAGCTGATATTGAGCAGAAGCTTATGAGTTCAAGGCAGGTAAATCCACGAACAAAGGATTTTACAGTCATAGCATCTGCCCTAATCCGTGAACAGATGTCGGGTGTGACCCAGACTTTATCACTGTTTTTAAGTGCGATAGCTGCTGTCTCGCTTCTTGTGGGAGCAATAGGTATAGCCAACACCATGTTCATGTCGGTCATGGAACGAACCAGGCAGATAGGGTTATTGAAGGCAATTGGAACAAGTGAACGTGAGATCATGAAACTTTTCCTTATCGAGTCAGGAATATTCGGGCTCGTGGGCGGGATAATTGGAGTAATATTTGGTGCTGCTATTTCCCTGCTAATCCCTTATCTGGGAATCCAGGCGCTTGGATTTGGAGGAGATATGAGGGCGACGATCACTGCAGGAACCATCTTATTTGCCATTGGATTTTCGGTCGTGATAGGCATACTATCAGGGATAATACCTGCCAGGCATGCAGCTAAGATGAGACCTGTGGATGCTATAAGATATGACCAGTGA
- a CDS encoding YHS domain-containing protein — protein sequence MPIDPVCWMRVDRTAEYTAGYMGQMYYFCSPKCKKEFELCPGKYLGVKSPMKMPE from the coding sequence ATGCCTATTGATCCGGTCTGCTGGATGCGTGTTGATAGAACAGCAGAATACACGGCCGGATATATGGGCCAAATGTATTACTTCTGCTCACCCAAGTGTAAAAAAGAATTTGAACTTTGTCCTGGAAAGTATCTGGGCGTGAAAAGCCCGATGAAGATGCCTGAGTAG
- a CDS encoding CbtA family protein, with amino-acid sequence MRDSMTYATQQASPAIKGSLNFLSILKAGIVTGIAAGATLGGLLLLFLTPIILEAETYEAQIPDSHPLISRNIVHFWTFAGAIVLGILYSTIFTFVYTMVQHRIPVKNTQFKGLILALNGFLVAVLVPSLYLPPNPPGIETSLPVMARQSIFFAIIIAGILASIAFWGIYSLLSLEYNSMLGLSTGAFAFVVIIIIAFVLSPSNSNIPLIPSDLLWRYRVESLGAMFVFWAIMGVMTNGILDYFRPQVGISEKAIC; translated from the coding sequence ATGAGGGATTCCATGACCTACGCCACGCAGCAGGCTTCCCCTGCCATTAAAGGATCACTGAATTTTTTATCGATCTTGAAAGCAGGGATTGTCACAGGTATAGCAGCAGGCGCAACCCTTGGAGGACTTCTCCTTTTATTTCTAACACCAATTATACTGGAAGCGGAAACTTACGAAGCCCAGATACCAGATTCTCATCCATTAATTTCAAGGAACATTGTTCACTTCTGGACTTTCGCTGGAGCAATCGTGCTTGGAATCCTCTACTCTACAATATTTACATTCGTGTATACCATGGTTCAACACAGGATTCCTGTGAAAAACACTCAGTTCAAAGGTCTGATTCTGGCATTAAATGGTTTCCTTGTGGCAGTGCTCGTCCCTTCTCTCTATCTGCCGCCAAACCCGCCTGGCATAGAAACTTCGCTGCCTGTGATGGCAAGGCAGAGCATCTTCTTTGCCATAATCATCGCAGGGATTCTTGCTTCAATAGCCTTCTGGGGAATCTATTCACTTTTATCCTTGGAATATAATTCCATGTTAGGACTTTCGACCGGCGCTTTTGCCTTTGTTGTTATAATAATTATTGCATTCGTGTTGTCGCCCTCTAATTCCAACATACCGTTAATTCCTTCCGATTTGCTATGGAGATATAGGGTCGAAAGCCTTGGAGCCATGTTTGTCTTCTGGGCAATTATGGGAGTTATGACCAATGGTATACTGGACTATTTCAGACCACAAGTTGGGATTTCAGAAAAAGCAATCTGTTAA
- a CDS encoding CbtB-domain containing protein, which produces MSSEYRYGYEYRYELDYAMLARLAVIFLTIVLAIYIIGFANFESFPALHEGFHDLRHAAGFPCH; this is translated from the coding sequence ATGAGTAGTGAATACAGGTACGGATATGAGTATCGATACGAATTGGACTATGCAATGCTCGCAAGGCTTGCTGTAATTTTTCTGACAATAGTTCTTGCAATTTATATCATAGGATTTGCAAACTTTGAAAGCTTCCCTGCACTCCATGAGGGATTCCATGACCTACGCCACGCAGCAGGCTTCCCCTGCCATTAA
- a CDS encoding heavy-metal-associated domain-containing protein: MEKVVLDIAGMRCGACYVGIELALGKKKGVKSAKVSLNERMAVVEYDPAIVAASDIAKSVNDLGYIATVRR, translated from the coding sequence ATGGAAAAAGTGGTTCTTGATATTGCTGGAATGCGCTGCGGGGCATGTTATGTAGGCATAGAACTCGCGCTTGGAAAAAAGAAAGGTGTAAAAAGCGCGAAGGTTTCTTTGAATGAGAGAATGGCTGTCGTGGAGTACGACCCGGCAATAGTGGCAGCATCAGATATAGCAAAGTCTGTGAATGATCTCGGATATATTGCAACAGTAAGAAGGTAA